In Opitutaceae bacterium TAV5, one genomic interval encodes:
- a CDS encoding UDP-glucose 6-dehydrogenase, which yields MTICCIGAGYVGGPTMAMIALKAHDITVNVVDMNASRIAAWNSDNLPVYEPGLDEIVKERRGKNLFFSTDIHASIAKADIIFVSVNTPTKTYGVGAGRAADLRYIESVARTIAEAATTPKIIVEKSTIPVRTAETIQAILKANGNGSSHQVLSNPEFLAEGTAVADLQNPDRVLIGGERTPEGQQAVETLVSVYARWVPRERIITTNLWSSELSKLVANAFLAQRISSINAISALCEATGANVDEVAHAIGRDSRIGPKFLKASVGFGGSCFQKDILNLVYLCEYFGLPEVASYWDQVIKINEFQKHRFAAKIVRTLFNTVAGKKIAVLGFAFKKDTNDTRESPAISVVRDLLEEQANVVVYDPKVPAEKIRIDVLGSPETGDRKPEASRLSVASSAYEASAGAHAVAILTEWDEFKTLDFGKIHASMQKPAFLFDGRNIVDLEKLEKIGFRAYGLGK from the coding sequence ATGACCATCTGCTGTATCGGTGCCGGTTATGTCGGGGGGCCTACCATGGCCATGATTGCGCTCAAGGCGCATGATATCACTGTCAACGTGGTTGACATGAATGCCTCCCGCATCGCGGCGTGGAATTCGGACAACCTCCCGGTGTACGAACCCGGCCTCGACGAGATCGTCAAGGAACGGCGTGGCAAGAATCTGTTTTTTTCGACCGATATCCACGCTTCTATCGCCAAGGCTGATATCATCTTTGTTTCGGTCAACACGCCGACCAAGACCTATGGCGTCGGCGCCGGCCGTGCCGCCGATCTGCGTTATATCGAATCCGTCGCCCGGACCATCGCAGAGGCCGCCACCACCCCCAAAATCATTGTCGAAAAATCGACCATTCCGGTGCGCACGGCCGAGACCATCCAGGCCATCCTCAAGGCCAATGGCAACGGGTCCAGCCACCAGGTGCTCTCCAATCCCGAATTTCTTGCCGAGGGCACAGCCGTCGCGGATCTGCAAAATCCCGATCGCGTCCTGATCGGCGGCGAACGCACGCCGGAAGGCCAGCAGGCGGTGGAAACGCTGGTCAGCGTCTATGCCCGCTGGGTGCCGCGCGAGCGGATTATCACGACCAATCTCTGGTCCTCCGAGCTCTCCAAGCTGGTAGCCAATGCCTTCCTTGCCCAGCGCATCTCCTCGATCAATGCCATTTCCGCTCTCTGCGAGGCGACCGGGGCCAATGTGGATGAAGTGGCGCATGCCATCGGTAGGGATAGCCGCATCGGCCCTAAGTTCCTGAAAGCCTCGGTCGGTTTCGGCGGCTCCTGTTTTCAGAAAGACATCCTCAATCTCGTCTATCTCTGTGAATACTTCGGGCTGCCTGAAGTCGCCAGCTATTGGGACCAGGTGATCAAAATCAACGAATTCCAGAAACACCGCTTCGCGGCAAAGATTGTCCGCACGCTTTTCAACACGGTGGCCGGCAAAAAAATAGCGGTGCTCGGCTTTGCCTTCAAGAAAGACACCAACGACACGCGCGAATCGCCGGCGATCAGCGTGGTGCGCGACCTGCTGGAAGAGCAGGCCAACGTGGTGGTTTATGATCCCAAGGTTCCGGCGGAAAAAATCCGCATCGATGTCCTCGGATCGCCGGAAACCGGAGATCGGAAACCGGAGGCTAGCCGTCTGAGCGTTGCCAGCTCGGCCTATGAAGCGTCTGCTGGCGCGCACGCGGTGGCGATCCTGACCGAGTGGGACGAATTCAAGACGCTCGATTTCGGGAAAATCCATGCCAGCATGCAAAAACCCGCCTTCCTGTTCGACGGCCGCAATATCGTTGACCTGGAGAAACTGGAGAAGATCGGCTTCCGGGCGTATGGGTTGGGGAAGTGA
- a CDS encoding NAD-dependent dehydratase: MRILITGGAGFLGSHLCDRLLAEGHEVICLDNFFTGRKTNIVHLLNNPAFELVRHDVIDPFKFEVDQIYNLACPASPPHYQYNAIKTIKTSVMGAINCLGLAKRIRARVFQASTSEVYGDPAVHPQPESYWGNVNPIGIRSCYDEGKRCAETLFMDYHRQNGTDIRIARIFNTYGPRMHPSDGRVVSNFIVQALKGEDITIYGDGNQTRSFCYVNDLIEGFVRLMNQDTLTGPVNLGNPGEFTMLQLAELTLKLVGGKSKIVHQPLPQDDPKQRKPDITLAQQHLKWEPTIALEDGLARTIQHFRETLKN, translated from the coding sequence ATGCGTATCCTGATCACCGGCGGGGCCGGATTTCTCGGCTCCCATCTTTGCGACCGTCTTCTTGCCGAAGGGCACGAGGTCATTTGCCTCGATAATTTTTTTACCGGACGTAAAACCAACATCGTCCACCTCCTCAACAATCCTGCGTTCGAGCTCGTCCGGCACGATGTCATCGATCCCTTCAAGTTCGAGGTGGACCAGATCTATAATCTGGCCTGTCCTGCATCTCCTCCTCACTACCAGTACAACGCGATCAAGACCATCAAGACCTCGGTCATGGGCGCGATCAACTGCCTCGGCCTCGCCAAGCGCATCCGTGCCCGGGTGTTTCAGGCCAGCACGAGTGAAGTTTATGGAGACCCGGCGGTGCATCCCCAGCCGGAGAGTTACTGGGGCAACGTCAACCCCATCGGCATCCGGTCCTGTTACGACGAAGGCAAACGCTGTGCAGAGACGCTGTTTATGGATTACCACCGGCAAAACGGCACCGATATCCGCATTGCTCGCATCTTTAACACCTATGGTCCCCGCATGCACCCCAGCGATGGCCGGGTCGTTTCCAACTTCATCGTTCAAGCCCTCAAGGGAGAGGATATCACTATCTATGGAGATGGGAACCAGACCCGTTCCTTTTGCTATGTGAATGACTTGATCGAGGGTTTTGTCCGTCTGATGAATCAGGATACGCTGACGGGCCCGGTCAATCTCGGCAACCCCGGCGAGTTCACGATGCTGCAACTGGCCGAGCTCACGCTCAAGCTGGTCGGAGGAAAATCGAAGATCGTCCACCAGCCGCTTCCCCAGGACGACCCGAAACAGCGGAAACCGGACATCACCCTGGCGCAGCAACACCTGAAGTGGGAGCCAACCATTGCGCTCGAAGACGGGCTGGCGCGCACGATCCAACACTTCCGGGAGACATTGAAGAACTGA
- a CDS encoding transcriptional regulator has product MIPVSHHSAELTAEEAGADDADAGKGAVLGVHEQEIVAIFVQLTQALGAPRSLGEIYGLLFASPVPLSAQDITGRLKISKGSVSQGLRFLRTWGAIKPVVIMGDRREFFEPVVELRQLVSGFIRERIQPELETWKARADALGNSDFAGMAPDEAQREIMENRVSKLQTWPKRAMTVLPIVARLLG; this is encoded by the coding sequence GTGATTCCTGTTTCTCACCATTCCGCCGAATTGACCGCCGAGGAGGCGGGGGCGGATGACGCGGATGCGGGGAAGGGAGCCGTCCTCGGGGTGCATGAGCAGGAGATCGTGGCGATTTTTGTGCAGTTGACCCAGGCGCTGGGGGCGCCCCGGTCGCTGGGGGAGATTTACGGGTTGCTGTTTGCCTCGCCGGTGCCGCTTTCGGCGCAGGACATCACCGGGCGGCTGAAGATCAGCAAGGGCTCGGTGAGCCAGGGGCTCCGTTTTTTGCGCACATGGGGGGCGATCAAGCCGGTGGTGATCATGGGGGACCGGCGGGAGTTTTTTGAACCGGTGGTCGAATTGCGCCAACTGGTGAGCGGATTTATCCGCGAGCGGATCCAGCCGGAGCTGGAGACATGGAAGGCCCGCGCCGATGCGCTGGGCAATTCGGATTTTGCCGGCATGGCGCCGGACGAGGCACAGCGGGAGATCATGGAGAATCGTGTGTCCAAGTTACAGACTTGGCCGAAGCGTGCCATGACCGTCCTGCCCATCGTCGCTCGCTTGCTGGGTTGA
- a CDS encoding creatinine amidohydrolase, with protein sequence MATTRLSRHTDDSSGSALAWAHLPTTGFADIAARPGTVAILPVHGYADHGLGLPLDAEELVAAPLLASAAAAAAGVQGSRFRVQGSAFSVSDCRPAASVHGSGYAAPANNPKPPTPNPEPARSATAFAASVLVLPPFRFGPAPYPSSFFGIDPDTARDAVLELADGVRRAGLEKLLLFSTSPWHREWLNAAALDIRIETGLRVYRLHLSALGLDFHPAAPAADRAAAQALASALRHTPPAPVTRTGDVRDATFRPGCFRQPPPLPTDALPGADADGLFASAASRLASFLAECLAPSPSPSLASSSLSGSAIPAHFKLPAATSPFPRFLPSLTRDELEAIPAADRARAVVILPTGAIEQHGPHLPVGTDALIGQALLARALGHLFPSASSPSRSSAPSPAVYVAPPLLVGKSTEHRSFAGTLTHSTRTFRALLRAQAAQLHWLGFRTLALLNTHGGNSAVLTYTLRELQTDPALPGLRAGMLTHGYKPAELSAQEATFGFHAGEWETSLMLAIAPDLVRMDRALCAWPAQLDDPGTLRPEGASLTFAWTTEDISPTGVMGDATRATAEKGARWLAAAAEGLAAAIRNLLAG encoded by the coding sequence ATGGCCACCACCCGGCTGTCCCGCCACACCGACGATTCTTCCGGCTCCGCTCTCGCCTGGGCTCACCTGCCCACGACCGGTTTTGCCGACATCGCTGCGCGACCCGGCACGGTCGCCATTCTCCCCGTCCATGGTTATGCCGATCACGGGCTTGGCCTGCCTCTCGATGCCGAAGAACTCGTCGCCGCCCCGCTCCTCGCCTCCGCCGCCGCTGCGGCGGCGGGAGTTCAGGGTTCACGGTTCAGGGTTCAGGGTTCAGCGTTCAGCGTGTCAGACTGTCGGCCTGCGGCCTCGGTACACGGTTCAGGGTATGCCGCGCCTGCCAACAACCCGAAACCCCCAACTCCAAACCCTGAACCGGCGCGAAGCGCCACCGCCTTCGCGGCGTCCGTCCTCGTCCTCCCTCCTTTCCGTTTCGGCCCTGCGCCCTACCCGTCTTCTTTTTTCGGCATCGATCCCGACACCGCCCGCGACGCCGTCCTCGAACTGGCCGACGGCGTTCGCCGCGCCGGTCTTGAAAAACTCCTGCTCTTTTCAACCAGTCCCTGGCATCGCGAATGGCTCAACGCCGCTGCGCTCGACATCCGCATCGAAACCGGTCTCCGCGTTTACCGGCTCCATCTCTCCGCTCTCGGGCTCGACTTTCACCCCGCCGCTCCCGCCGCCGACCGCGCCGCCGCGCAAGCCCTTGCCAGTGCCCTCCGGCACACCCCGCCCGCACCGGTCACCCGCACCGGCGATGTGCGCGACGCCACCTTCCGCCCCGGCTGTTTTCGCCAGCCCCCCCCGCTCCCCACCGATGCTCTCCCCGGCGCGGATGCCGACGGCCTTTTCGCCAGCGCAGCCTCCCGCCTCGCGTCATTTCTCGCCGAATGCCTCGCGCCCTCGCCCTCCCCCTCTCTCGCCTCCTCTTCCCTCTCCGGCTCCGCCATCCCTGCGCATTTCAAACTTCCAGCGGCAACCTCCCCTTTCCCCCGCTTCCTCCCGTCCCTCACCCGCGACGAGCTCGAAGCCATCCCGGCCGCCGACCGGGCACGCGCCGTCGTCATCCTGCCCACCGGCGCCATCGAGCAGCACGGCCCGCACCTGCCGGTCGGCACCGATGCGCTCATCGGCCAGGCACTCCTCGCCCGCGCGCTCGGCCACCTGTTTCCTTCCGCGTCCTCCCCTTCGCGTTCTTCCGCCCCTTCTCCCGCCGTCTACGTCGCGCCGCCGCTCCTCGTCGGCAAAAGCACCGAACACCGCTCGTTCGCCGGCACGCTCACACACAGCACCCGCACCTTCCGCGCCCTCCTCCGCGCCCAGGCCGCGCAGCTTCACTGGCTCGGCTTCCGCACGCTCGCCCTCCTCAACACCCACGGCGGCAACAGCGCCGTCCTCACGTACACGTTGCGCGAGTTGCAGACCGACCCCGCGCTTCCCGGCCTGCGCGCCGGCATGCTCACACACGGGTACAAACCCGCCGAACTCTCCGCGCAGGAAGCCACCTTCGGTTTCCACGCCGGCGAGTGGGAAACCTCGCTCATGCTGGCCATCGCGCCCGACCTCGTCCGCATGGATCGCGCCCTCTGCGCCTGGCCTGCGCAGCTCGACGATCCCGGCACGCTCCGGCCCGAAGGCGCGTCGCTCACCTTTGCCTGGACCACGGAAGATATTTCCCCGACCGGCGTCATGGGGGACGCCACCCGCGCCACCGCCGAAAAAGGCGCCCGCTGGCTCGCCGCCGCTGCCGAAGGCCTCGCCGCCGCTATCCGCAACCTGCTGGCAGGATGA